In Dermacentor variabilis isolate Ectoservices chromosome 1, ASM5094787v1, whole genome shotgun sequence, the genomic stretch CAATAGAGGATCGAGAATTAGCCGGCGAAATCACACGTCAGATAACAAATGTAGCGTGATACAAATCAAcagccttttttcttttgttaccaACGATTCTCATAGGCTGCATGAAGATATCTATTAAAAATTATTTGTTTCCGCAGCCGCCACTTCGCATACAGCACCTCTCAGCACCGCTCTACATTTTCATCGAGACACTTGTCTCAAGTTGCTGAACTTTCTCGGCCCGTGGTGAAAAGGCGCGTTCACGTTGAGCACAACCAAGGTGCTTCCGTTCATCCTGACACCTACAGGATTTGACGAGAGTGCAAGTGGGTTCATTTTGTGCATGCGTGTTGTTTCTCGGCAGTGAGTGCGCGAGTATTTACTGCCGTGCATCTCGTCGCCTTTCACTCGCCATCTGTAGCAGCACGCCAGCTATTCAGTCCAGGTTAACATATGTCTAGTTTCTCCTAAAAAATAACTCATGCTCTTCTTCTACAGACATATGCGCTTTCCAGACAGTGTTACGCCCAGATTGTTTTATCATAGAACGCACTTTCGTCCCACTACAAGTGGTAACTGGTGACACTCTCTGATGGAGGCATTTGACTGGTTATAGGCTGGTCAAATAAACAGAGCGCCCAACATGAATGCCTCGTGAAATCGCGAGTGACTGCAGATCTAGTGCATGAGTACTACGTGCCCGATGCGCTGTCCGTACTTAGATGCCACGGCGTTCATAGTCTGTTAGAAGAGTGAGAAGCCGCAGTTTCCATCCTGCAGTGAAATATATTATTTGTTCATTTAAAACCGAAAGACTAGTTCCGCAGCGGGAGTAGAAATCGCTCATCGTGCGAGCGGTAACGTTCGCTATATAACAAAAGGATATTGGCAGACCCGCGCACTCCGTTGCAGAGCGTTCGACAGTAATATGCAAGGGAAGAGCAGCACCGTTATGTCTCCCACTTCGCCACTGCTCATGCTTTCATGCTGAGTTGAAATAAACTCAGATGATGATTTTTGCAGAAGCATGCAGGTTGAGACCCCTTGACAAGTGAAGTAAAACCGAGTTAAATAAAATGGGATAACTTCATACTTCACAACGATCAGATTGAAAGTGGAAGCCACGCCTGACGTGCGCTCAATAGGCCGAAATGCTACTATTGTGTTTGTATATTTTTCCATTCTCCTGGCGCGTCCAAGAAAAACTTCCGCGCTGGGGTGAAGCCCAGAGGTCTGCGAGTAGCGTGATCAATCGAGGAACATCCTGGTTTTCACTCCAGTGAGTCAGCAAAAACAGGTGGACATGTTTCACAACGCAGCACTTCCTCAGCGACAGGACTGCCCGTCCGACAGCACCATGTCCTCGCCCGTGACGCCATCGCCGGGTGCACCGGTTCAGTGGACGCAGAAAGAATTGAACGGATGTCGCGCGGACGCTCCGCGCTCATGCGCGACAACTCAACAGAGCTTGCTGTGTCCCGTAGCTTGCATCAATGTAAATAATTGGCACGCTTTCGGTGTTCGAATATAATTGAAAAATTACGAGCTCCATCGCGGACCGCGCTGGTCTCCCAGAGTAGATTTTATTTACGCCATGTGTTTCAGTCACCACATTCAGTAATCACATCAGGCAAATCACATTCTCTAAGTATACATGACAAAGGGAGATGTTAACCTTCCCCTTATTAAAGAAGCTGTATTCTCCTATCATAATTTTTATAGCGAATGATCTTGGTAAAATGTTTGCAGTGATTTCATTTTCTTAATTATATTGTCATTCTTGTTCACGTGCAATATAATTCTTGTCAATGCATACAGTatttataatctaatgaaatatgaatgaatgaaatgaatagCATTCATTTTTATTACCGATTTCTGCTACTCGCTTTCACTTCTCTCACTTCCCACATAGCTTCTCACGATGCCgaccaaaaaaggaaaaagtggagaaggaaggcagggaggttaaccagtttagcctaaccggtttgctactctacacgtgGGAGCgtgatggggagggggggggatgccAACCAAAGATGCAACATCACCAACACGCCCGTTGAGCCACCGCCGCGATCTTATCTCCCTTGGGCTTGTATACGGAACCTCAAGGCAACGCCGAAAATGACCACCACGATGTAAATTCGCCTAGAgggcccatataattgctatcgcagtaatgcATTGCTGGCGTAGCGCCAACGAGGGGCTGCCACTCAAGCAGAACGGAGTCAACACCCTCAATTTCTGTTCTCCCCTAGTACGTACAATCTTTCACGAGTGTCGAGAAAGGTGCCTCAATGATATTTTTTATAAGGTTCGACACCTCGTACGAACGCAGCATGGGTTTCTCGTTCGTTTAATATAACAGCGATCACGCTTCTACCGCCCGATCTTCAACATTTTATGTAGACTTTTATTTGACAAACAGCCGTTCGTGAGCGATGCATTATATTAAAGAGCGGAAAACTACCCTCTGTGCCTAACCAGGAAGCAGGTAAAGCACGATTCTTTTATACATAATCGGTATATCGAACTCACGTGTATCGAATGCGCTCATCGCCATCGGCTCCTCAGAATCTAACCACCATTACCTCGTTTCATTGCTTCGTGCGTCCCGTTACGTACTCCCTCTATGCTTATTGTCaccactctttttttctttcatgcaaCTTTCTCTTTGTCATCAGAATATATACTTCGCTCTTCGACACACGGCTCCGATTTTCACAAGCCAGAAGATTTAACCTGATCCCTGTGATCGCGCTACTTAATTCATGGGTTTAGTCAATCGAAGGCCAACCTCAAATTATAAAGGTTAGTGGCTAATGCCAAGTTGTCCAATGGAGCAGAAATTTCATTTGACAGGGTTCTTTATCACCAGATGAACAGTGAAGTGCGGTGTTCTCATCGAGACAACAAATCTgcttgaacccgccgtggttgcttagtggctatacggcggcggcatttcgatgggggcgaaatgcgaaagcacccgtggtacttagatttaggtgcacgttatagaaccccaggtggttcaaatttctggagccccccactacggcgcgcctcataatcagaaagtggttttggcacgtaaaaccccataatttaatttttaaatctGCTTGAAGCCACATGTGCGAAGTCCGTGCATGCTTAAGAACAGCGCAATATTGGAAGCTAAAAGCAATAACCCTATCGCCTTGCAAATTGGCATAGATGTTGCTACATTCACCCGCACAACACCGGAGTGCCCGTTGTGTCCCAGGAATGCACTTTTGCCCGTTATCGGAGCTTGCAACATGCACGGAAAACACTGGCACGGTTGGCATCCGTCCGTTCGCACTCAGCAGGGAGAGCGTTATGACACGAAGAAGCGCGACTCGAGGGATTCTGAGGCAATCGCCGCACCGATATGCGAGCAGCCATCAGTGCGAGGTGCGGCGTCGGGGTGCGCACGACAGCGCAGGGGGTGGACCAAGCGCCGGGCTCGCAGGTCGAACGAGTCCTTGGGGAGCGAGGTTACGCGTTCGAGCACGAGCTCGTTACCGCCACCGCGTGAGAACAATGGTGGGTTGCTTCATAACGAAGAAACAATCAGCGCAGCTGCGCCAAGCGCGCACAATGGCTGCGCCGTGAGGCCCAAGACTGGGTCAGCATCCCTCGGAGGTTGACCTCCGGCCCAGAGCGCGCAAGGAGCATTCCGCGTCGGGCCTTGGATGTGGCTGTCCGTTAGGCGTGATGAATGGCTGAGCTCAATCAAGGAGGGCCACTCTCTCCAACGCCGGTGTGACTGCCGACGCTCGGACAATCCCAGCGGTGGTGCGTCGGCTGCTCCAACGAGTCCTCGTTGGCGCCTCCGAAGCATTGTCGCTGATTCCACTTACCGCCCGGCACGGTGTGTGTGCGGCGCGTCACTGCCCTGTTGTAAGCTGCTGGGCGTCCGCAGCCTTGTGTCGGTCCCCGCCCGCTTCTTGAGATGCGTCGGTCGGCTTTATAGTTGGATAATCACGCTGCAGGCCCCATCATCTCCCCTTTAGCGCAACGCTCATGAACATGTTCCTGGTCCTTCAGCAACAAACGTCAGCAACAAAacattatatatttataaacgtcttgtgcaatatttctgtCTCTTGcactttcatttgtttgtttatttatttactttttctgTGTGCATTGTCTTCATGAAAGGTCCACCGCGGTGCTTCCATATGCAGGGCCACACATATTAACGGTTAGCCAACGAGGCATCACCACGTGGAAGATGAGGTAGGTCTCGTCTGACTGATCCAACGGTAAGCTAGGTATGACATCATGCGAGAGAACATATGCAGGTAACCAGATATCTTTAATAAAGTATTTAATTATTCTTTCGGCACCATACGAAAGACGGTAAGTGAGGGCCGCACAGCGCGCGAGAATGTGATAAATAGTTATTGAGTGGTGGCGAGGACAGGGAGAGTACAAGGACGTCGAGGCAATTGCATCTATACTAAAGAATCACTGTCTCTGCTGGTATTCGACAGCCTTGGGCCAGTAAGATGAAGTGAATTGATGGAACGTAGTCTCTATACTCAGCCAAGTATATGAATCCTGCGGTCAAGAAGTTAAAAAATAAGAATTGACCCGTCAATTCGGCTGACACACGGTGCTACCTCCCATTCCTCCACCGACGTTCAGTAGCACAACTTTCTTTTCAGTTCTACACCCTCGGGGAAAGTGGGGGGGTAAGGAGGGGGAActattcgctgcaggttacattgcgtgactacttggttcgatggatgaggtttgcGCCCCGGAATAAAACAGTTTTGGCTAGTAATGGCAGCATaacttacagtctgaattaagcttacccagcaaagggactgtttacgaactgtgcgagcgtcctaagcagtggtaagtgctggattacagatatatttgttctatataccgcatggtccaagcatacggcatcagcggttatatatctataaaagttgtgcggcgtgactatgcaaagtcgtattgcggcgttagcgctcgttccgttctctacgacgcactcacacgtattacggcaattttgtcctcaaaaatagccatcgcatttttttaatgcgatccctctcatatattatggctgtatacaggccaaaaacgcaatgccgaagcgcacagctcaTATATGTATCGGGCTGGTTCACCAAccacagtgatcgctgtgtttagcagcgccatcggcctcatgcaggaaggctagcgtagacatatagtaatttcaagcctactagacttgaaaggCGTGAGAACGATGCGGTgaatcacaaatatttgatagcgcctgccgcttagatgttgcGTGGTtaccttaggttggccgtgcacgagcatgcgctcttatgtcttatgttttactccctacgccaagcgatcagacagtgagctgatttgccatttaatgctggtaatacagaggtcctggttttctttgttgaattaaaatcgatataagcaatATAGTTcacaacgcacgcacacaccgcgactgataacgTGCGTACACCGCAGCTGATAAAttgcgtcacatttttgcgcccccaagacatatttccgcctactgtagttaccgacgcaccgaaaggcttccctgacgaccttatatgaacgaaaaTGGCGTAAATGTCACAAAGTatcatctaaaacatctcgaaatcgttccgcagcacgcgacagcaatactttcaagcagcgccgcgccggatcgcccaaacCAGGGAGGAGGAAAGGCTCCCCGCGcaccctatcctcctcgcccgatgaaaaggtctatatatactgtgccaaggagagcatacgtcgccttgaaaaagtcaagtccacttgtcgaaacgttggctcctgccttcaccttgttctcgtgttgctcatcgtcatgattttccatctcccgcatttccCATGTTTTCCCTGTATAGGTATCGAGAAATTGATCAAATGATTGTATGCCCTCACATACAGGTGACTTTCAGCTGAGGCTGATTAATTTTCGAATCATTAAGCCAGCAGACAAAGGCACGAACAAACTTGAAATcgcaattaataataataataataataataataataataataataataataataataataataataataataataataatagtagtaagCAAAGAAGGGAAAACGGGATGAGCGCATCTTCCCGGCAACAGTCGAGCTCTGTGCGCTCTGTCAGATTATCCTTACCCAATTTCTGGAATAAATATTACAAGGGCCTACTATGTGTGTTGTTTGGAAAGCACAATTCGCTGTTGTTTTCAGGCGCCACTGCCAACGAGAGACAGCTGCAAATCCCGCATTTGAACGTTCCTCCGAATGCTTAGCATCTCAAAAACCAAAGTGGTTTCGGATAGGTTattcgaaagagaaaaaaaaaaagacaggtgaCATCTAGACACAGGTGCGCGTAGTGCAATTTAAGGAGTTGCTTCACTGTGCCTCAAGTAATGACCTGTAGGTATATAAAGTTCTCTTGTACGAGTATTTCGTGCTATTTTTGTTGTTAACAAAAACACATTTATTGAACAAATAACCACATTGACAATAACAGAAATGACAAACCCAATGTGCTTACAATGCAAGGAAATAGGGGAAACTAAGACCGCTTTGTTGCTTAATGTTCTTAGAGGTCAATACCGAAAAAAGCGACGAGTCTGAAGCGACAATGCCAAGTGTCATGCGAAAGCATGGCACACTACGAAACGGGCGGGGCACACTGACAGCGACGTACACGGACTTTGGCATGACAGCGAGGGGCATCCGGCGATCTCCCTCAGAAGTAGGCTCATGGCGCAGACTTACTACGAAGATCACAGAAGAGTATAATAGCCGAcctgaaacaaaagaaaaattaaaaagacAGCACTGCAGATGCGCAGCAGTATACGCCGTATattcattaaaaataaaaagcaaaagactcacaatgaaaaacaaagcgcctACATTCACGCGACGAATGTACGCATACACTAAGCAATTAGAAAGGATTTTGATTGATGCATCAACATGGGGCCCACAGCTAGCTTTAGCTTTAATGCTCGAAATTTTCGCGATGACACAAACATAGTCAATAAACACCATGCGAGGCCAGTAGTTTAATtgagtcaagtcacggcgtaacGACAATGCTGCTTTAGCAGCAGGTGCGTAGATGTGCATGCGCCAAACGCTCGGCCTTAGAGCGTTCGGGCTGGCTCTGCTGCGCTTGCAATCTCGCCGAGCCGACCTAGCTCCATTCCGGGCATTCCGTCATTTTCCTCGGAGTATGAACGAATCATAACGAGAACACAATGGCGGCATAGGCCAATACATACTCGCGATTCATTTTAGCAACATTGTACATAATCTTGAAGTTTGCTTTAGTAAACTAGTGTCAAAGCAGCCGACCTTACGCTGTTAATCGAAATAAAAGTCTGCGGGtcttacgtgccaacaccacgatacgattatgaggcacgccgtagtgttgGACTGGGGATTAATTTAGATAAGCTGGGGTTTTCAACGTGCGACCAATCCATGGTACAGaggcgttttttgcatttggcccccacagaaatgcggcgatcccgcgtcctcgggcTTAGAAGTGccccaccaaagccactacgGCGGGTGACGCCGGGCATCGAAAAGGGTCTGCTGGGCTAAAAAAACCACCTCTCGTCCTCTCGGGTTAACCACACCAGATGTGGGTAAATCACGCAGCGTGCCCTGGTTGCAGTCATCACAAATACTGGAACCTTCGAACACGTCACCGAAGCTTGGTTGTCCTAATGGTGGTGGTGGCGATCATCGTGTAATATAGTCGAAAATCGCAGTTATGGCAAAATCTTCATACGAAAAAGAATGGAGCGCCGCAAACGCCACAATGTAATGTCTCGCAAAGTTTATTGCTGCCTCCGGCTGATTAACAATTTGCAAAAACGGTATCGAGGCGCCTGCGCTCTCGAAGTATTTGGAATACGAATGATATCGTCATTGTTCTTCTGGCTTCCCTGTCAACCGCTTTGCGTTTAACCCACTGTTGAACAATCAGTCAGCCAAACTGCGCTTTATAGGCACACAATGCACGACTGAAAGACCGAACACTTAAGGCAGCTCGCGTGTGTAAGACTTTTGTTTTGCAGATTGTGAAGCAGCGCCTTTCTTTCCACGTCAAACTGCGCAGTGTGGCCTGGAGTTCTACGACAGTTCATTACCTTCCTTCGAGACGCGGTGTGGACCAGCGTCTGATGACGCACCCTTGCTAACAACGTACATATGatgctcaggcggaacaattgccagCCTAACCAAAACGTCAATGTTTAAGCGCTTTAACAGGCAACGAACAGCCCTTGTTGTCGCACATGTGCAATGAGGTATGGAATAATATGCGTTATTTATGTATATTTTGCCCTTTTAGGAACTGAGCACTATGAATCATTACTGTAAAATAAATCTATAGCAGGGAAATGTGTACCTTTTCCCCTTTTTCTGCTATATTTCTCATTGTCCTTTTCCTCACTTTCCTACGGCACCGCAAAATTACATTGCTTCGTCTGTTGTTTCTATACTGCTCTTCCTGCTTGGGCCTAAGGCCTGTAGTCTCTTCACAAATAAATGAATATGAAAACACTGAATTCTCCTCGCGATCAATCATCGCAACACAGCCCTTACTGACGTCAGCGGTTGTAGCATGGTCCCGCAGAAGCTTCCTCGCTAAGTGGATATGCTCTTACGCGAACAAATCACCCATTCTTCTGTTCGCGCACTAGCGGTGCTAATGAGCCATTTTCATCGTAAATGGCGCCTCCTAAGATGTAGCGTCAAACAATGCCCTCGTATATTTACTCGCAACGTTGCTGTAGGGAAAGGCACTCAAGAAAACACAGGTCGGCTCTGACTAGGCCAGTAAACGGCGCCGCGTACAACCCCCCGCCGCTTGAGCCGCGGCGAACACGATGGTTTGTTTCCCACCATGAGTGCGCATAACGGTGGCTTTGTGTTCCACGGGCGGATAGGGAGCTCATCGCGTGGAGGGATTCTTACAAACGCGgcttttcacaaaaaaaaaaagtaggaaggggtggggggggggggggttaacgtAGCGTTTGCTGAAAATAGTAACGCGCATGTTCCGGTCTTCCAGCGTGCTTTCGTGACATGTACGTTGTGATACACCAAAATATTGCCATTTCCACACCGTGCTCCCGTTTTCTACCTTCCTTAGCTTATGTCGTGCGAATATGTGAGGCTATATGTCTTATCAGAAAACCACTAAGTTCTGGGCTGCATCTTTTCATAGCTTCAAAACCACATTCTCATAGAAGTTGCGAGGCGTTACGGGgtgtattaattaattaatttatttatttatttttcgtggCGGGCAACAATGTCACAACGTTTTTcgtctgcctccccccccccccatatgatTTAGCGTGTGTTCTCACGAAATAATACCTATGATATTCTTGCTTCTGTCGCAACATGCAAGCTGGCCTTTAGCAATCCTCTTTTTCATACCCGCAGCGCTGGCTCGATggttatggcgttctgctgctaagcaagaggtcaaCGGACTCAGTTCCcgaccgtggcggccgcattttgatgggagggGTGTGCAAAAACGTTTGTGTACTCAGATTCGTGTGCACGCTAAAGAATGATGAGTGGTCGAAACTAATCCAGTGCTTCGTACTATATACACGGCATCTCTGATAGACCATGTGTTCCTTTGGGACGTTATAACTGTGGAGTAATTTCAATATGTATTTAGAAATCAGAAGCACTCTGATTATGTTAACACAGAAAGTACACGTGAAGTACAAGTGAAGAGCTGTGGCATGCAGACACTAACAAGCGTGCGGTGCCCCAAAGCATGGGCATAGCTGCTTCCGACTTGTCCGCACACAAGCATAATCCGTGCCCAGGAACTATACACCCAGACTCTCGACCTTCTATCATATAACACTGAAACGAAAGCTTCATGTTAATCGCCGACTGACCGTCCGTCACTCTTGTCGGCACAAAGCAAATTCACTCATTTATTGACTGATCGATTTTCAACGCCCCAAAGCAGCACAGTGCCCATGCTGCATGGGCCGTATTGAGTATAGGTGAAAGGCTCCAGATCAAATTTTGCATAACATGTGCCCAAATCTTGGTAcacaaccttttctttttcttctttttcttttgctttgcgGGGCTCCCCGGAATGCACCCGCGGATGTCGAGAACACAACTGGCGGCCTCTTACCTAGTAGGAGAGCCCCACAGCCACGCAGACACGGCTGTAGGTAATCATACATGGCATGGATCGACACGATTGTCTTTTCTGCGTATGTTAGCCATTTCCGTGTGTTTTATCTCTTCACTCGCCTAAGACATCATGACCCCGAGTGGCGCTAAGACAACGTGAGAAAGTTCAAACACCTGCCTGGAGCAGCAGCCTAGCCGTGAAATCCGTGGCCACCGTAGCCGTACCCGCCATAGGCGGGGACATGCTTGCCGTTGGCCGAGTGGTAGGGCGCGGCCGCCGGGTAGCTCGTCTTTGTGCCCGGTTCGTTGGTCTTGACGATCGCGCGGAAGCCCCCCTTGTCTGCGACGTACTCGACGCGCCGCGAGCGCCCGTCCACGTCGGCCAGATAGTAGGCCCCCTTGACGCCCCCGTACGCGGAGCCGGACTCATGGCGTCCATTTGCGGCTCCATAGCCGTTCACGATGTTGTAGCCGAAGTTGTAGTTGCCGTAGTCCTGCGAAGAGGCGCACAAGAAACGCGTTCGCAGTTCCTCTCGCATAAACGACACCATGCTGGTGTATGTTGCTATGTATGTAGTGTATGTagggttctttattttattactGATACACTAAAAAAGCAATTTAGGGCGTTGGCTTCTCCCACGGGTAACAGCCCTACCGTTAGGGCTTTAAACACTTTTGCAACGCCCGACCACGGGAGCTCTAAGTTGACCGACGTCTAACTTGATGTGCCACGGGAAAAAGCGTGGTTGAAAACTGCGTGGCAATTCCGACAGTCTTGGGCACACAGAAATATCCGAGAAAAGAACAGCGATAGTGTTGAATGTTTATTTATTGCACTTTTTACGTCACCTCTTACACCTATCATCCTTTTTCCTTGCCAGAAAATGTCGGCAAACAAGATACTTTCGTTGGTCCTTATCAACAATTCGTTGTTACGCCCTTAAACGTGAAGGCGTTAGCCATGGGGCTACGAAACAGCCTTTATACACTCGTaaaggtgttaaaatgtttagtgggATAGAGCATGAGCTTACCACATGTTCCAATTTAATTCACAATGTATTTGCACGTTTCATACATTCAGGAAGCAGGGATAAAAAGCTTTAAGATCGACAGCATGACGGGTCCCTTGTACGTTCACAGATAACAGCTAGCATAATTGTTTATTAATACAACAAATCAATTTTGTGGAGGAGCCGGCAACGTACTCTAATTGTTGCCAATATTTCCAGTCCGCCTTAAATAAATAACttgctaaaaaaataaattgctagCAGTGCGACAGTAGTTACTGACGCAGTTAAACATCTTACGAAGCATAAAAGCGTCAGTTCTAACAAAACAGGTTAAAAAATCAGTGACGAATACAAATAGAAATGCTAACAAAATTGGCGAAGAAACAACCATAATGCAATACGCATACGCCCACATGGAAGGAGTATGCATACGCGAATATGCAGTAAAGAGGTACTGTACACTGCTATTCTCTTCTTTATATATTGTTCCCTCGctaagtgctttttttttgtacaatttCGCCATAGCGGGCTCTTCTGTAGTCAAACTTCCCTTGCAGTCGCAATTAACGAGCGACACCAAAGCTAAATATAAATTGGCTTCAGTGCATGATAACATTGCGTCCTAAGTATAGTAACTGCATTGGAAGTGGATTTTGAGATCAGTTTTCCTTATTATTAAAAGATTCATAGCGGTATAAATT encodes the following:
- the LOC142572745 gene encoding adult-specific rigid cuticular protein 15.7-like yields the protein MIAKICIFTALVSLAYAGGYGGHGGHSVTHRKQDDYGNYNFGYNIVNGYGAANGRHESGSAYGGVKGAYYLADVDGRSRRVEYVADKGGFRAIVKTNEPGTKTSYPAAAPYHSANGKHVPAYGGYGYGGHGFHG